The Streptomyces sp. NBC_01244 genome contains a region encoding:
- a CDS encoding acyl-CoA thioesterase — translation MTNPAERLVDLLDLEQIEVNIFRGASPQESLQRVFGGQVAGQALVAAGRTTEGDRPVHSLHSYFLRPGIPGVPIVYQVERVRDGRSFTTRRVTAVQQGKTIFNLTASFHHPEEGSIEHQLPPRLDFPHPDTLPKVVDEIREHLGTLPEALERMARRQPFDIRYVDRLRWTPEELKDADPRSAVWMRAVGPLGDDPLVHTCALTYASDMTLLDAVRIPVEPLWGMRGFDMASLDHAMWFHRPFRADEWFLYDQESPIAHGGRGLARGRIYDLEGRLLVSVVQEGLFRPYGAKASKPAVSPQ, via the coding sequence ATGACGAACCCCGCCGAGAGGCTGGTCGATCTGCTCGACCTGGAGCAGATCGAGGTCAACATCTTCCGGGGCGCCAGCCCCCAGGAGTCCCTGCAGCGCGTCTTCGGCGGCCAGGTCGCCGGCCAGGCGCTGGTGGCGGCCGGCCGCACCACGGAGGGCGACCGGCCCGTCCATTCCCTCCACTCGTACTTCCTGCGCCCCGGCATCCCCGGAGTGCCGATCGTGTACCAGGTGGAGCGGGTGCGCGACGGGCGCTCCTTCACCACCCGCCGGGTCACCGCGGTCCAGCAGGGCAAGACCATCTTCAATCTGACCGCCTCCTTCCATCACCCGGAGGAGGGCAGCATCGAGCACCAGCTGCCGCCCCGCCTCGACTTCCCGCACCCGGACACGCTCCCGAAGGTCGTGGACGAGATCCGGGAGCACCTGGGCACGCTGCCGGAGGCGCTGGAGCGGATGGCCCGCCGCCAGCCCTTCGACATCCGTTACGTGGACCGGCTCCGCTGGACCCCGGAGGAGCTCAAGGACGCCGATCCGCGCAGCGCGGTGTGGATGCGCGCCGTCGGCCCGCTGGGCGACGACCCGCTCGTGCACACCTGCGCCCTCACCTACGCCAGTGACATGACCCTCCTCGACGCCGTGCGCATCCCCGTGGAGCCCCTGTGGGGCATGCGCGGTTTCGACATGGCCTCCCTCGACCACGCCATGTGGTTCCACCGGCCGTTCCGGGCGGACGAGTGGTTCCTGTACGACCAGGAATCGCCCATCGCGCACGGCGGCCGGGGCCTGGCCCGCGGCCGCATCTACGACCTCGAAGGCAGGCTGCTGGTGTCGGTCGTCCAGGAGGGACTCTTCCGTCCCTACGGCGCCAAGGCCTCCAAGCCGGCCGTGTCGCCCCAGTAG
- a CDS encoding YchJ family protein — MPTPATPALPCPCGLPAAYPECCGRFHSGERQAPTAELLMRSRFSAFAVGDTAYLLRSWHPTTRPGVLDLDPGQRWERLEILATERGGMFETEGSVEFRAHYREGRHTGSLHEHSSFARENGAWVYVGPLSPVDFD; from the coding sequence ATGCCCACCCCGGCCACTCCAGCCCTGCCCTGCCCGTGCGGGCTGCCCGCCGCCTATCCGGAGTGCTGCGGCCGCTTCCACTCCGGCGAGCGGCAGGCGCCCACCGCCGAGCTGCTGATGCGCTCCCGCTTCAGCGCCTTCGCCGTCGGCGACACCGCCTACCTCCTGCGCTCCTGGCACCCGACGACCCGGCCGGGCGTGCTCGACCTGGATCCCGGGCAGCGCTGGGAACGGCTGGAGATCCTGGCCACCGAGCGCGGCGGGATGTTCGAGACGGAGGGCTCAGTGGAGTTCCGGGCGCACTACCGCGAGGGCCGGCACACCGGCTCGCTGCACGAGCACAGTTCCTTCGCCCGGGAGAACGGGGCCTGGGTCTACGTCGGCCCCCTCTCCCCCGTGGACTTCGACTGA
- a CDS encoding DUF6397 family protein, with protein MTQTVQAPQTGQAPQVLQAVRTPQAPRATGAADATDTTHMAQAAGLMGGGRAAGELGLSRSEFARAVQLGIVRSGLQGAAGTAGAARYTRTELDRVRSAEGFPDTLRERVETVAGAEAAAAVLGVGPSRFTRLARCGHLTPVGYRINRYRVVVWLYLTAELRDFAAREPGMLRGSAPPGDRELIEARADLRPGKWRERHVGLLLRRTADPWERAAVLASVLPEDDLRATVPDAAERILLGALAPPPPYGHPQVPAAAEVAARLLRAGSPDEVGWYRTSLDFALTGARGQSKSTGERGPT; from the coding sequence ATGACACAGACGGTTCAGGCGCCGCAGACAGGGCAGGCGCCGCAGGTACTGCAGGCAGTACGGACACCGCAAGCGCCGCGGGCGACGGGCGCGGCGGACGCGACGGATACGACGCACATGGCGCAGGCCGCCGGGCTGATGGGCGGCGGGCGGGCCGCGGGGGAACTGGGGCTGAGCCGCAGCGAGTTCGCCCGCGCCGTTCAGCTGGGCATCGTACGGTCCGGACTCCAGGGGGCCGCCGGGACCGCCGGGGCGGCGCGGTACACCCGGACCGAGCTCGACCGGGTCCGGTCGGCCGAGGGATTCCCCGACACGCTGCGCGAGCGCGTGGAGACGGTCGCGGGAGCGGAGGCCGCGGCCGCCGTCCTGGGGGTCGGCCCGAGCCGGTTCACCCGGCTCGCACGCTGTGGGCACCTCACGCCGGTGGGATACCGGATCAACCGCTACCGAGTGGTGGTGTGGCTCTATCTGACCGCGGAGCTACGGGACTTCGCGGCCCGCGAGCCGGGGATGCTCCGCGGGAGCGCGCCGCCGGGGGACCGGGAGCTGATCGAGGCCAGGGCCGACCTGCGACCCGGGAAGTGGCGCGAGCGGCACGTCGGGCTGTTGCTGAGACGGACCGCCGACCCCTGGGAGCGGGCTGCCGTACTGGCCTCCGTGCTCCCCGAAGACGACCTGCGCGCGACCGTGCCCGACGCTGCGGAGCGGATCCTGCTCGGAGCACTCGCCCCGCCCCCGCCCTACGGGCACCCGCAGGTCCCGGCGGCCGCCGAGGTGGCGGCCCGGCTGCTGCGGGCCGGGTCACCGGACGAGGTCGGCTGGTACCGCACCAGCCTCGACTTCGCCCTGACCGGAGCGAGGGGTCAGTCGAAGTCCACGGGGGAGAGGGGGCCGACGTAG
- a CDS encoding roadblock/LC7 domain-containing protein: MALDKQLDWLLDDLTRRVQQVRHAVVLSNDGLVTGASAGLAREDAEHLAAVAAGLQSLAKGSGRHFRAGEVRQTMVEYDDGVLFVMAAGAGSCLCVLSASEADIGHVAYEMTLLVNRVGEHLGVAERRITGG; this comes from the coding sequence ATGGCGCTGGACAAGCAGCTTGACTGGCTGCTGGACGACTTGACGCGGCGGGTGCAGCAGGTGCGGCACGCGGTGGTGCTCTCCAACGACGGCCTGGTGACGGGCGCGAGCGCGGGGCTGGCACGGGAGGACGCGGAGCACCTGGCGGCCGTCGCGGCGGGGCTGCAGAGCCTGGCGAAGGGCTCGGGGCGGCACTTCAGGGCGGGTGAGGTCCGTCAGACGATGGTCGAGTACGACGACGGGGTCCTCTTCGTCATGGCGGCGGGTGCGGGCAGCTGCCTGTGCGTGCTGAGCGCCTCCGAGGCCGATATCGGGCACGTGGCGTACGAGATGACGCTGCTGGTCAACCGGGTGGGGGAACACCTGGGTGTCGCGGAGCGGCGGATCACCGGCGGCTGA
- a CDS encoding PPOX class F420-dependent oxidoreductase — MVKKMTEEEWREFVSRSTRTGKLSTVREDGSPHIAPIWFVLDGDSFVFNTGKNTVKGRNLARDGRVALCVDDDRPPFSYVVLQGRAQISEDLDAMLPWSTRIGARYMGEEHGEAFGRRNAVPGELLVRVTIDKVISAAGVAD; from the coding sequence ATGGTGAAGAAGATGACTGAAGAGGAATGGCGGGAGTTCGTCTCCCGCTCCACCCGCACCGGGAAACTGTCCACCGTCCGCGAGGACGGAAGCCCTCACATCGCTCCCATCTGGTTCGTTCTCGACGGCGATTCCTTCGTGTTCAACACCGGGAAGAACACCGTCAAGGGGCGCAATCTGGCCCGCGACGGCCGCGTCGCGCTCTGCGTGGACGACGACCGGCCGCCCTTCTCCTACGTCGTCCTCCAGGGCCGGGCACAGATCAGCGAGGACCTGGACGCGATGCTCCCCTGGTCGACCAGGATCGGCGCCCGCTACATGGGAGAGGAGCACGGCGAGGCCTTCGGCCGCCGCAACGCCGTCCCCGGCGAACTCCTCGTGCGGGTCACCATCGACAAGGTGATCTCGGCAGCCGGCGTGGCCGACTGA
- a CDS encoding GTP-binding protein codes for MGLNDNGPAPAAEGGEELAALALKILVAGGFGVGKTTLVGSVSEIRPLRTEELLSEAGELVDDTGGVDQKTTTTVAMDFGRITIRSGLSLYLFGTPGQDRFWFLWDELSQGALGAVVLADTRRLEDCFPAVDYFEHRKIPFVVAVNCFANARRYASNEVARALDLDQGTPVVLCDARDKDSGKEVLIRLVEYAGRVHTARLLESVEPRADSV; via the coding sequence ATGGGACTGAACGACAACGGGCCGGCGCCGGCCGCCGAGGGCGGAGAGGAGCTGGCGGCACTCGCGCTGAAGATACTCGTGGCGGGAGGCTTCGGCGTCGGGAAGACGACCCTGGTCGGCTCGGTCAGCGAGATCCGGCCGCTGCGTACGGAGGAACTGCTCAGCGAGGCCGGGGAACTGGTCGACGACACGGGCGGAGTCGACCAGAAGACGACGACCACCGTGGCCATGGACTTCGGGCGGATCACGATCAGGTCGGGGCTGTCGCTCTACCTGTTCGGGACCCCGGGACAGGACCGGTTCTGGTTCCTGTGGGACGAGCTGTCTCAGGGCGCGCTGGGCGCGGTGGTGCTCGCCGACACGCGGCGGCTGGAGGACTGTTTCCCGGCGGTGGACTACTTCGAGCACCGCAAGATTCCGTTCGTGGTGGCCGTCAACTGCTTCGCGAACGCCCGGCGGTACGCCTCGAACGAGGTCGCGCGGGCACTGGACCTGGATCAGGGGACGCCGGTGGTGCTCTGCGACGCGCGGGACAAGGACTCGGGGAAGGAAGTGCTGATCCGGCTGGTGGAATACGCGGGACGGGTGCACACGGCGCGGTTGCTGGAGTCGGTGGAACCGCGGGCCGATTCGGTGTGA
- a CDS encoding DUF742 domain-containing protein codes for MSTNGQWYDAEAGPLVRPYAMTGGRTKPGPHGVRFDLIALVAVDPAGTDETAESLLGPEHRALLGLCRDETQSVAELAADADLPVGVVRVLLGDLLEAGHVKVSRPVPPAQLPDERILREVIEGLRAL; via the coding sequence TTGAGCACGAACGGCCAGTGGTACGACGCCGAAGCGGGCCCGCTCGTGCGTCCGTACGCCATGACGGGCGGACGCACGAAGCCGGGACCGCACGGGGTCCGGTTCGACCTGATCGCGCTGGTCGCCGTGGACCCGGCGGGAACGGACGAGACGGCGGAGTCGCTGCTGGGACCCGAGCACCGTGCGCTGCTCGGCCTGTGCCGGGACGAGACCCAGTCGGTGGCCGAGCTCGCGGCGGACGCGGACCTGCCCGTGGGCGTGGTGCGCGTACTGCTCGGGGACCTGCTGGAGGCCGGACACGTCAAGGTCAGCAGGCCGGTTCCCCCCGCACAGCTGCCGGACGAGCGGATTCTGCGTGAAGTCATCGAGGGATTGCGAGCGCTGTGA
- a CDS encoding roadblock/LC7 domain-containing protein: MIEHQRIDLDGVRRSGELDWLLDDLVVRVPEVRHVVVLSNDGLAVGASSALSREDAEHLAAVASGFHSLAKGAGRHFHAGGVRQTMVEMDEGFLFVAAAGDGSCLAVLSGAGADMGLIAYEMARLVKRVGEHLYTPARFAARPPAAG, translated from the coding sequence ATGATCGAACATCAGAGGATCGACCTCGACGGCGTCCGCAGGTCGGGCGAACTCGACTGGCTCCTGGACGACCTCGTGGTCCGGGTGCCCGAGGTCCGGCACGTCGTGGTCCTGTCCAACGACGGCCTGGCGGTGGGCGCTTCCAGCGCGCTCAGCCGGGAGGACGCCGAGCACCTGGCGGCCGTGGCCTCCGGCTTCCACAGCCTGGCCAAGGGTGCGGGCCGGCACTTCCACGCCGGGGGCGTGCGCCAGACCATGGTGGAGATGGACGAGGGCTTCCTCTTCGTGGCGGCCGCGGGGGACGGCTCCTGCTTGGCGGTGCTCAGCGGGGCCGGCGCCGACATGGGGCTGATCGCCTATGAGATGGCCCGGCTGGTCAAGCGGGTCGGCGAGCACCTGTACACCCCGGCCCGGTTCGCGGCGCGGCCGCCGGCCGCCGGTTGA
- a CDS encoding sensor histidine kinase has translation MRRPRRTPEAAASRPPAPAPAGGRGKGPGRRAHAGPPAREPAEHEGSGALAAIPGAAGAGGRGPRLRLRPATVRAKIVSLLMVPVVSLLALWAFATVDAAQDVARLGRAQHVDRELRAPLDTTVTALQAERRTAVRLLADPTGGQAAAAQAPGRAAALDEQARRTDGAVRTLRLGDRNTVADSGDYRTDIVIRLRAFIAAAEGLGPARKDVAEHRATPEAAYETYTRVIDAALEVAGALSGGGQDAELGVDARVLLEFARAGEQLSREDALLTAPGPRTAETLRRLTGAVETRRALTASAARDLPAAQQDAWQSVAKSAAYADLTGAEDRALAAAAGAGAAGPPSGWEAAHTSVAGSMREIADAAHAASADRTDPFGAGALSPAGAAVVLGLAAVAASLVISVRIGRALVVELVSLRNTALEIAHRKLPQAMDRLRAGQDIDVSAETPRGPAADDEIAQVGEALATVHRAALSAAVERAELASGVSGVFVNLARRSQVLVHKQLTLLDSMERRADDPNELGDLFRLDHLTTRMRRHAESLIILSGAAPGRAWRMPIPLTNVVRAAVSEIEDYPRVEVRQLAEAAVVGGAVADLTHLLAELIENATQFSPPHTKVRVSGEPVGAGYVLEVEDRGLGMGRESLQEANRRIEQSEALDLFDSDRLGLFVVSRLSARHGVKVHLRMSPYGGTTAVVLLPNSLLQGALTAGAPQPEEQAPAAPAPEPVTEPVRERFREPSQAISVVRDDARGVPVPDRSPVREEPRPSPVAPLRPRGSAGAVPRTPAPAVTAVTAVTAAPSGPSAPSGPAASVTELPRRVRQASLVPQLREAPVPKAPAGVRGAEEPRGRSPEQARERMAAYRAGWVRGTQASSEAGAEGADGAGGSGRAGGPGSAGGTGRAGGTGGTGSTGEGEGAR, from the coding sequence ATGCGCAGACCCCGCAGAACACCGGAAGCAGCGGCGTCGCGGCCGCCCGCGCCCGCGCCGGCGGGTGGCCGCGGCAAGGGGCCGGGCCGCCGGGCACACGCCGGACCGCCCGCCCGGGAGCCGGCGGAGCACGAGGGCTCCGGCGCGCTCGCGGCGATACCCGGCGCGGCCGGGGCCGGCGGCCGCGGTCCGCGCCTGCGGCTGCGCCCCGCCACCGTCCGAGCGAAGATCGTCTCGCTGCTGATGGTGCCGGTGGTCTCCCTGCTCGCCCTCTGGGCCTTCGCGACCGTCGACGCGGCCCAGGACGTCGCCCGCCTCGGCCGCGCCCAGCACGTCGACCGGGAACTGCGGGCACCGCTCGACACCACCGTCACCGCGTTGCAGGCCGAACGGCGCACGGCCGTACGGCTGCTGGCCGACCCCACCGGCGGCCAGGCGGCCGCCGCCCAGGCTCCCGGCCGGGCCGCCGCCTTGGACGAACAGGCACGCCGTACCGACGGAGCCGTACGGACACTGCGGCTCGGCGACCGCAACACCGTGGCCGACTCCGGCGACTACCGCACCGACATCGTCATCCGACTGCGCGCCTTCATCGCCGCCGCCGAAGGGCTCGGTCCGGCGCGCAAGGACGTCGCCGAGCACCGGGCGACCCCGGAGGCGGCCTACGAGACGTACACCCGGGTGATCGACGCGGCGCTGGAAGTCGCAGGCGCCCTCTCCGGAGGCGGCCAGGACGCCGAACTGGGCGTCGACGCCCGGGTCCTGCTGGAGTTCGCGCGGGCCGGGGAGCAGCTGTCCCGGGAGGACGCCCTGCTGACGGCGCCGGGGCCGCGCACCGCCGAAACGCTTCGCCGGCTGACCGGCGCGGTCGAGACCCGGCGGGCCCTGACGGCCTCCGCCGCCCGGGACCTGCCCGCCGCCCAGCAGGACGCCTGGCAGTCCGTGGCCAAGAGCGCCGCCTACGCCGACCTCACCGGAGCCGAGGACCGGGCGCTGGCCGCCGCGGCCGGTGCCGGGGCGGCCGGCCCGCCCTCCGGCTGGGAGGCGGCCCACACCTCGGTCGCCGGCTCGATGCGGGAGATCGCGGACGCCGCCCACGCGGCGTCCGCGGACCGCACCGACCCGTTCGGAGCGGGCGCGCTGAGTCCCGCCGGAGCCGCCGTCGTCTTGGGCCTGGCCGCCGTGGCCGCCTCGCTCGTCATCTCGGTCCGCATCGGCCGGGCCCTCGTCGTCGAACTGGTCTCGCTGCGCAACACGGCGCTGGAGATCGCGCACCGCAAACTCCCGCAGGCCATGGACCGGTTGCGGGCCGGCCAGGACATCGACGTGTCCGCCGAAACCCCGCGGGGACCGGCCGCCGACGACGAGATCGCCCAGGTCGGCGAAGCCCTGGCCACGGTCCACCGGGCCGCGCTCAGCGCCGCCGTCGAACGCGCCGAACTGGCCAGCGGTGTGAGCGGGGTCTTCGTCAACCTCGCCCGGCGCAGCCAGGTCCTGGTCCACAAGCAGCTCACCCTGCTCGACTCGATGGAGCGGCGCGCCGACGACCCGAACGAGCTCGGCGACCTGTTCCGCCTCGACCACCTCACCACCCGGATGCGGCGGCACGCGGAAAGCCTGATCATCCTCTCGGGCGCCGCCCCCGGGCGCGCCTGGCGGATGCCGATCCCGCTGACGAACGTCGTACGGGCCGCCGTCTCGGAGATCGAGGACTACCCGCGCGTCGAGGTCCGCCAGCTCGCCGAGGCCGCCGTCGTCGGCGGAGCCGTCGCCGACCTCACCCACCTGCTCGCGGAACTCATCGAGAACGCCACCCAGTTCTCCCCGCCCCACACCAAGGTCCGGGTCAGCGGAGAACCCGTCGGCGCCGGCTACGTCCTCGAGGTCGAGGACCGGGGGCTCGGCATGGGCCGCGAATCCCTCCAGGAGGCCAACCGGCGCATCGAGCAGTCCGAGGCGCTCGACCTCTTCGACAGCGACCGGCTCGGGCTCTTCGTGGTCAGCCGCCTCTCGGCCCGCCACGGTGTGAAGGTGCACCTGCGCATGTCACCGTACGGCGGCACCACCGCGGTGGTGCTGCTCCCGAACTCCCTGCTCCAGGGCGCCCTCACGGCCGGAGCCCCGCAGCCCGAGGAGCAGGCGCCCGCCGCCCCGGCTCCGGAGCCGGTCACCGAACCGGTGCGGGAGCGGTTCAGGGAGCCGTCCCAGGCCATCAGCGTCGTACGGGACGACGCGCGCGGGGTCCCGGTCCCGGACCGGAGCCCCGTACGGGAGGAGCCCCGGCCCTCCCCGGTGGCCCCGCTGCGGCCGCGCGGCTCCGCGGGCGCGGTTCCCCGTACGCCCGCCCCGGCGGTCACGGCGGTCACGGCGGTCACGGCGGCCCCCTCGGGTCCATCGGCCCCCTCGGGCCCGGCCGCCTCGGTCACCGAACTGCCGCGCCGGGTCCGCCAGGCAAGCCTCGTCCCACAGCTGCGCGAAGCCCCCGTCCCCAAGGCCCCGGCCGGTGTCAGGGGGGCGGAGGAACCGCGCGGCCGCAGCCCCGAGCAGGCCCGCGAGCGGATGGCGGCGTACCGGGCGGGCTGGGTGCGGGGCACACAGGCGAGCAGCGAAGCCGGCGCGGAGGGTGCGGACGGTGCGGGCGGTTCCGGCAGGGCGGGCGGTCCGGGCAGTGCGGGTGGCACGGGCCGTGCGGGTGGCACGGGCGGGACAGGCAGTACTGGCGAAGGCGAAGGAGCACGATGA
- a CDS encoding MHYT domain-containing protein: MGHLDHAAYGWLTPALSYVMASLGAALGLRCTVRALAATTRASRRNWLLTAASAIGTGIWTMHFVAMLGFHVTGSEIRYNVPLTILSLLVAMLVVGAGVFAVGYGKDRGRALVLGGLTTGLGVASMHYLGMAALRLHGSVSYEPLTVGLSVAIAVVAATAALWAALNIKSPVAVAVASLVMGAAVSSMHYTGMLAVAVEVTPSDAALPGATAMQFIFPLAVGLGSYLFITSAFVALSPTADEREASAMASADLRLGERAATAPAG; this comes from the coding sequence ATGGGACACCTGGACCACGCCGCCTATGGCTGGCTTACCCCCGCGCTGTCATACGTGATGGCTTCACTCGGCGCCGCCCTCGGCCTGCGCTGCACCGTCCGCGCGCTCGCCGCGACGACCCGAGCCTCCCGCCGCAACTGGCTCCTCACCGCGGCCTCGGCCATCGGCACCGGGATCTGGACGATGCACTTCGTCGCCATGCTCGGTTTCCACGTCACCGGGTCCGAGATCCGCTACAACGTGCCGCTGACCATCCTCAGCCTCCTCGTCGCGATGCTCGTCGTCGGCGCCGGAGTCTTCGCCGTCGGCTACGGGAAGGACCGCGGCCGGGCCCTCGTCCTCGGCGGCCTCACCACCGGCCTCGGCGTCGCCAGCATGCACTACCTCGGCATGGCGGCCCTGCGCCTGCACGGCTCGGTCTCCTACGAGCCGCTCACGGTCGGGCTCTCCGTCGCCATCGCGGTCGTCGCGGCCACCGCCGCCCTGTGGGCCGCCCTCAACATCAAGTCCCCGGTGGCCGTCGCCGTCGCCTCGCTCGTCATGGGCGCCGCCGTCAGCAGCATGCACTACACCGGCATGCTCGCGGTCGCCGTCGAGGTCACCCCCTCGGACGCGGCCCTGCCGGGCGCCACCGCCATGCAGTTCATCTTCCCGCTCGCCGTCGGCCTCGGCTCCTACCTGTTCATCACCTCCGCGTTCGTCGCCCTCTCGCCGACCGCCGACGAGCGGGAGGCCTCCGCGATGGCCTCCGCCGACCTGCGCCTGGGAGAGCGGGCCGCCACCGCCCCCGCGGGCTGA
- a CDS encoding class I SAM-dependent methyltransferase, translating to MSEDRTQDHTRDRSQDPARDRPRDQTRDRGHVQEFFGARAAGWDRKFPGDEPAFATAVGEFGLRPGDRVLDAGCGTGRALTALRAAVGPSGTVLGADVTPQMLIAAHAAGRDAEGTLLLADVALLPLRDGVLDAVFAAGLIAHLPDPGANLRELARVVRPGGRLALFHPIGRAALAARHGRELTPDDMRAEHNLGPLLAGSGWRLTSYADEDTRFLALAVRTP from the coding sequence ATGAGCGAAGACCGCACACAGGACCACACCCGGGACCGGTCGCAGGACCCGGCCCGGGACCGGCCCCGGGACCAGACGCGGGACCGCGGCCACGTCCAGGAGTTCTTCGGGGCGCGCGCGGCCGGCTGGGACCGCAAGTTCCCCGGGGACGAGCCCGCCTTCGCCACCGCCGTGGGCGAGTTCGGACTGCGTCCCGGGGACCGGGTGCTCGACGCGGGCTGCGGCACCGGGCGGGCACTGACCGCGCTCCGCGCGGCCGTCGGCCCGTCGGGAACGGTGCTCGGCGCCGATGTCACTCCGCAGATGCTGATCGCCGCGCACGCGGCCGGCCGGGACGCCGAGGGCACCCTGCTCCTGGCGGACGTGGCCCTGCTGCCGCTGCGCGACGGGGTGCTGGACGCCGTGTTCGCCGCCGGTCTCATCGCCCATCTGCCCGACCCGGGGGCCAACTTGCGCGAGCTCGCCCGCGTGGTCCGCCCGGGCGGCCGGCTCGCGCTGTTCCACCCGATCGGCAGGGCGGCCCTCGCCGCGCGCCACGGCCGCGAGCTGACCCCGGACGACATGCGCGCCGAGCACAACCTCGGCCCGCTCCTGGCCGGTTCGGGCTGGCGGCTGACCTCGTACGCGGACGAGGACACCCGCTTCCTCGCACTGGCGGTCCGCACCCCCTGA
- a CDS encoding SAM-dependent methyltransferase, with translation MDPVEVVPVGVVVGGRSAVVDDDWGRETAVIRLDPERFGPQALYGMEDFSHVEVVFHFDRVPEAKIETGARRPRGNPDWPLVGIFAQRGKNRPNRLGLSRCRVVKVDVLAADGPELHVEGLDAVGGTPVLDLKPYMTEFGPRGEHRQPEWATELMHDYY, from the coding sequence ATGGATCCGGTGGAAGTGGTCCCGGTGGGTGTGGTGGTGGGCGGCCGCTCGGCGGTCGTCGACGACGACTGGGGGCGGGAGACGGCGGTGATCCGCCTGGACCCGGAGCGGTTCGGTCCGCAAGCCCTGTACGGAATGGAGGACTTCTCGCACGTCGAGGTGGTCTTCCACTTCGACCGGGTGCCGGAGGCCAAGATCGAGACGGGGGCGCGGCGCCCCCGGGGGAATCCGGACTGGCCGCTCGTCGGCATCTTCGCCCAGCGCGGCAAGAACCGCCCCAACCGGCTGGGCCTCTCGCGCTGTCGCGTCGTGAAGGTGGACGTCCTGGCGGCGGACGGCCCGGAGTTGCACGTGGAGGGGCTGGACGCGGTGGGTGGGACTCCCGTGCTCGACCTCAAGCCGTACATGACGGAATTCGGCCCGCGCGGCGAGCACCGCCAGCCGGAGTGGGCGACGGAGCTGATGCACGACTACTACTGA
- a CDS encoding MOSC domain-containing protein, whose amino-acid sequence MSTAQVAAVSSNGVYSFTKPTRASITLLEGLGVEGDVHAGVTVKHRSRVAQDPTQPNLRQVHLIHRELFEEVAEAGHEVEPGQLGENVTTEGIDLLALPTGTLLRLGADAVVEVTGLRNPCLQIDTFQHGLLKRVVSRDEEGNLLRKAGIMGVVHRGGTIHPGDTIEVTLPPTPHVPLDRV is encoded by the coding sequence ATGAGCACGGCGCAGGTCGCGGCGGTCAGCAGCAACGGGGTCTACTCGTTCACCAAGCCCACGCGCGCGAGCATCACGCTCCTCGAAGGGCTCGGCGTCGAGGGGGACGTCCACGCGGGGGTCACGGTCAAGCACCGTTCCCGTGTGGCCCAGGACCCCACGCAGCCGAACCTCCGGCAGGTGCACCTGATTCACCGGGAGCTCTTCGAGGAGGTGGCCGAGGCCGGCCACGAGGTCGAGCCGGGCCAGCTCGGGGAGAACGTCACCACCGAAGGCATAGACCTGCTCGCCCTGCCGACCGGCACGTTGCTGCGTCTCGGTGCGGATGCGGTGGTGGAGGTGACCGGGCTGCGCAACCCGTGCCTGCAGATCGACACCTTCCAGCACGGTCTGCTCAAGCGGGTGGTGAGCCGGGACGAGGAGGGCAACCTGCTCCGCAAGGCCGGAATCATGGGCGTGGTCCACCGGGGCGGCACCATCCACCCCGGCGACACCATCGAGGTCACTCTGCCCCCGACCCCGCACGTCCCCCTCGACCGCGTCTGA